Genomic window (Selenomonadales bacterium):
GCACCGACGGTTCGCCCCGACGAAAGCGCGCCTTGGACGGCTTTTGCCAGACCGCTACGTTTGCGTTCCGTTTCACCTTCGAACAATATCGTTTCTGCCTTAGGCGCATAATGGCGATATTTCATACCGGGAGCTTTCGGCTTCACCGATTCGTCGGTCAATCCTTTGTCGATCTCGACAGCACCGAGTACATCGGTGAGCATCTCCACGGTGATACCGCCGGGACGAAGCACCGTCGGCACAGGCGTGGTACAATCGACGATCGTCGATTCGACACCGATTTGGCACGCCCCGCCGTCTACGATCATCGCGATACGTCCGTCCATGTCTTCGGCTACCGTTTTCGCCGTCGTGGGGCTTGGTCTGCCCGAGATGTTCGCGCTCGGTGCGGCAATGGGCACACCTGCCATGCGAATGAGCGCACGCGCCACATCGGCATCGGGCATACGCACAGCAACGGTATCAAGCCCGCCCGCCGTCAAGCGCGGTACGATCGCGCTCCGTTTTACAACGAGCGTCAATGGTCCCGGCCAAAAGGCATCTATCAGCGCACGCGCACTCATAGGGACTTCTTCTGTAAGCGGGATGATATCATCCTTCTCCGCAATATGAAGAATGAGCGGATTGTCGGACGGACGGCCTTTCGCCGTATAGATCTTTTTCGCCGCCATCTCGTCGAGACCGTTCGCACCAAGACCGTATACCGTTTCCGTCGGGAACGCGACGAGCTGACCTTCTCTTAATAGCTGTCCTGCTTCTGCCAGTTGTACTTCCAGCGGACGCTCCGTATCTATTACGATCTGTTTCGTTTTCATCATGCTTTCACCGCCTTATCGAGATCGGACAGCACGACGACACGGTCGATGCCCGCATAGTCGGGCAGTATCCTCTGCGTACGGAATCCGCGCGCTTTGCCAAGCTCGGCTACATCCTGTGCTTGATGGATACCGACTTCGAACAAGACGATACCGTCTTCTTTTAAATAGCGCGGTGCCTCATCGATCAATCGGCGATAAAAATCGAGCCCGTCCACACCGCCGACGAGAGCCATCTCAGGCTCCTGCTTCACTTCGGGAGAGAGGCCTGCCATGTCGCGCACGGGAATATACGGCGGATTCGATAAAATGGCATCGAACGATCCATCGACAGGCGCATAGAGGTC
Coding sequences:
- a CDS encoding threonylcarbamoyl-AMP synthase, which gives rise to MKTKQIVIDTERPLEVQLAEAGQLLREGQLVAFPTETVYGLGANGLDEMAAKKIYTAKGRPSDNPLILHIAEKDDIIPLTEEVPMSARALIDAFWPGPLTLVVKRSAIVPRLTAGGLDTVAVRMPDADVARALIRMAGVPIAAPSANISGRPSPTTAKTVAEDMDGRIAMIVDGGACQIGVESTIVDCTTPVPTVLRPGGITVEMLTDVLGAVEIDKGLTDESVKPKAPGMKYRHYAPKAETILFEGETERKRSGLAKAVQGALSSGRTVGALVSRELAERLPDDVITVSYSDKAELASLLYDTLRSFDEKGADVIYLEGVDETDIGLAVMNRLRKASGNRIVTA
- a CDS encoding peptide chain release factor N(5)-glutamine methyltransferase produces the protein DLYAPVDGSFDAILSNPPYIPVRDMAGLSPEVKQEPEMALVGGVDGLDFYRRLIDEAPRYLKEDGIVLFEVGIHQAQDVAELGKARGFRTQRILPDYAGIDRVVVLSDLDKAVKA